A single region of the Pseudomonas sp. VD-NE ins genome encodes:
- a CDS encoding neuraminidase-like domain-containing protein: MTSNNIGLLQEKRRTALLEYCIGQVRSERYPPLLTPEDVFELLRIDPLDSARVQTSAVAEAISCAQQYISAVYNKMEPGFENHEFPPGELENWTLYNNYSDWAAVQMIALYPENYINPFVRQRKTDLFKTLENNLNQARLSTDSVQAALQDYLQAFEQICDLDVVSGYMDGTTPERADYYFVGRQRLPPFQYFWRKAQIEITPTCVAVNPAAWREWTAVDIQPAGRVLDMRPVVWNGRLCLVWAEWRDKVGEIIKVDPENPAKDDRSRFVPHQLDINVAFIRQNGQWSAPLNLRHGEFDEDLSAGARLIATVWVDSQNPKGKLGVLLVNNAGTLNEKAIIDVLMRPVVEDTGNWLELAKKDRFVSALTVQHPLGLEVRVVPSESPSGSMAAFLGLNVFAMRVGDNDVLTVEGFCRPTDLSEKNTNFTLQLENSAGSDPAPVKRAMSTAGGWTMKFLATFTRPKGAWNNVKFTLRNDTEGFGGKQFDLTIVDLSDFLAPTLLKNTTDAAQFLDFQLGAAWALRYVRLNSLFGPELVTRSTVSPATLINWDSQHLSEPPPTNVDFEERNGAFDGANGLFFWELFFHLPHLIATRLRDEERFAEAQTWLHFVFDPRATADSSSVPEKPDYWRCRPLINDLGNAGCEAVAPADPDAIGYSAPVHLRMLMFIEYVKNLMTWGDWHYRQLTRESLVAAKLCYVQAGSLMGKPPLTQTVNLWQSATLENLLAQSCTRPALETFEQTLSFSLADVAAGSDSAPMLGMLGCPPFRAPINEQLLARFNEPQYRMNNLRNNLTIDGKPMLLPLFNPPTDPNQLLRALAAGGVGGARPMGGRLVVIAFRWRVIFEVALRAVQSLQDYGSQVLNLLERRDRAEQEELQQNHLVELGSYAKTVQEQSIAQLEASLTALEQSRAVARERADAYAARYDENVSAVEYQVMANLDQSKELALTAKILKPVGAAVAAAPNIFGMANGGFRVDKVTDAICFGLEIASSMLQIDADKQATTEGYRRRRNDWGLQRDQALAEVAAIDAQIVAQSYAIDAARTNFAQTLRANAQALTMYNYLKKRATNAELFGWMLGQLKALHYQAYDAVVSLCLSAQTAMSAETGDYDSHIPLPQVWLDQRHGLTAGEHLRAHLLRMEHEYLQRTERRLELVKTISLRRLFNDATDPQVGIGNWEAALAQLQTTGSLEFRLTQLLFDRDYPGHYCRQISSVEVDLPILTGPFEDVHATLLQVGSLTASRASVQSVQYLHNPVPEEVAPNDVLFNVRPGQQIALSVGIADNGMAAVKPDEGLLNPFENTGVVSAWELKWPWHKELQQEAMLRSMNDCILRIRYTCKSGDQSFTDSVKELVKATGERQAGKGKGVRSHE, from the coding sequence ATGACCTCGAACAACATTGGCCTGTTGCAGGAAAAACGTCGTACGGCGTTGCTTGAGTATTGCATCGGGCAAGTCAGGTCGGAGCGCTATCCGCCTTTGTTGACCCCGGAGGACGTTTTCGAACTGCTGCGCATTGACCCGCTGGACAGTGCTCGGGTGCAGACGTCGGCGGTGGCCGAAGCGATCAGTTGTGCGCAGCAATACATCAGTGCGGTGTACAACAAAATGGAGCCCGGTTTCGAAAACCACGAGTTCCCCCCCGGGGAGCTGGAAAACTGGACGCTGTACAACAACTACTCGGACTGGGCCGCGGTGCAGATGATCGCGCTCTACCCGGAAAACTACATCAATCCGTTCGTGCGTCAGCGCAAGACGGATCTGTTCAAGACCCTTGAAAACAATCTCAACCAGGCCCGTCTGAGCACCGATTCGGTTCAAGCCGCGCTGCAGGATTACTTGCAAGCCTTTGAACAGATCTGCGATCTGGATGTTGTCAGTGGCTACATGGACGGCACGACCCCGGAGCGTGCCGATTATTACTTTGTCGGGCGTCAGCGGCTGCCGCCGTTCCAGTACTTCTGGCGCAAGGCACAAATCGAGATCACTCCCACGTGTGTTGCCGTCAACCCGGCGGCGTGGCGTGAATGGACAGCGGTGGACATTCAACCCGCAGGGCGGGTGCTGGACATGCGTCCGGTGGTCTGGAATGGCCGGCTGTGTCTGGTCTGGGCTGAGTGGCGGGACAAGGTCGGCGAGATCATCAAGGTCGACCCCGAGAATCCCGCCAAGGACGACAGATCCCGATTCGTGCCCCATCAACTGGATATCAATGTGGCCTTCATAAGGCAGAACGGCCAGTGGTCGGCGCCTTTGAATTTACGCCATGGCGAGTTCGATGAGGATCTCTCTGCAGGTGCCAGGCTGATTGCAACCGTATGGGTTGATTCCCAGAATCCCAAAGGCAAGCTCGGGGTATTGCTGGTCAATAACGCCGGCACCTTGAACGAGAAAGCGATCATCGATGTGCTGATGCGCCCCGTTGTCGAAGACACGGGTAACTGGCTGGAGCTGGCCAAGAAAGATCGATTTGTTTCTGCCTTGACGGTTCAGCACCCCTTGGGCCTTGAGGTCAGGGTGGTCCCAAGTGAGTCACCGTCAGGCTCCATGGCAGCTTTTCTGGGCCTGAACGTCTTCGCCATGCGAGTGGGTGACAACGACGTGCTCACGGTTGAGGGCTTTTGCAGGCCCACAGATTTGTCAGAGAAGAATACAAACTTCACCTTGCAGTTGGAGAATTCCGCCGGTAGTGACCCGGCGCCGGTGAAGCGTGCGATGTCTACAGCCGGCGGTTGGACAATGAAATTTCTGGCTACTTTCACTCGACCAAAGGGGGCCTGGAACAACGTCAAGTTCACTTTAAGGAATGATACTGAAGGCTTTGGCGGTAAACAGTTTGACCTGACGATTGTCGATCTCTCTGATTTCCTTGCGCCAACGCTGCTGAAAAACACCACGGATGCCGCCCAGTTCCTCGACTTTCAGCTTGGCGCTGCTTGGGCACTGCGATACGTTCGGCTCAATTCGCTGTTCGGTCCCGAGTTGGTCACACGCTCCACTGTCTCTCCAGCGACGCTGATTAACTGGGACTCCCAGCATCTGTCAGAGCCGCCGCCTACCAATGTTGATTTCGAGGAACGCAATGGCGCTTTCGACGGTGCCAACGGTCTGTTTTTCTGGGAGCTGTTTTTCCATTTGCCGCATTTGATCGCGACACGCTTGCGTGATGAAGAGCGGTTTGCCGAAGCGCAGACGTGGTTGCATTTCGTCTTCGATCCCCGGGCTACTGCCGACAGCAGCTCGGTCCCCGAGAAACCGGATTACTGGCGCTGCAGACCGTTGATCAACGATCTGGGCAATGCCGGCTGTGAAGCCGTGGCGCCCGCCGACCCGGATGCAATCGGATATTCAGCGCCTGTGCATTTGAGAATGCTGATGTTCATCGAGTATGTGAAGAACCTCATGACCTGGGGGGACTGGCACTACCGTCAATTGACCCGTGAGAGTCTGGTGGCAGCGAAGTTGTGCTATGTGCAAGCGGGATCATTGATGGGCAAACCGCCGCTGACTCAAACGGTGAACCTGTGGCAGAGCGCAACACTGGAGAATCTTCTGGCACAGAGTTGCACGCGCCCGGCACTGGAAACTTTCGAGCAGACACTGAGTTTCAGCCTGGCGGATGTTGCGGCCGGTTCCGATTCGGCTCCGATGCTGGGCATGTTGGGGTGTCCGCCGTTCAGGGCGCCCATCAATGAGCAATTGCTCGCTCGGTTCAACGAGCCGCAGTACCGCATGAACAACTTGCGCAATAATCTGACCATTGATGGCAAGCCCATGCTCCTGCCGCTGTTCAACCCACCGACTGACCCGAATCAGTTGCTGCGCGCGCTGGCGGCGGGTGGTGTCGGTGGCGCAAGGCCGATGGGCGGACGGCTGGTGGTGATCGCGTTTCGCTGGCGCGTGATCTTCGAAGTTGCCTTGCGCGCCGTGCAGAGCTTGCAGGATTACGGCAGCCAGGTGCTCAACCTGCTTGAGCGGCGTGATCGTGCCGAGCAGGAGGAGTTGCAGCAAAACCATCTGGTGGAGTTGGGCAGCTATGCCAAAACCGTGCAGGAGCAATCCATCGCCCAGTTGGAAGCGAGTTTGACGGCACTTGAGCAGAGCCGGGCCGTGGCTCGGGAACGAGCGGATGCTTACGCAGCCCGCTATGACGAAAACGTGTCGGCCGTCGAATATCAGGTCATGGCAAACCTGGACCAGTCCAAGGAGCTGGCGCTGACCGCCAAAATCCTCAAACCGGTAGGCGCGGCCGTGGCGGCTGCGCCTAATATCTTCGGTATGGCGAACGGTGGGTTTCGTGTCGACAAAGTCACCGATGCCATCTGCTTTGGCCTGGAAATCGCTTCGTCGATGTTGCAGATCGATGCCGACAAGCAAGCCACCACCGAAGGCTATCGCCGCCGCCGCAATGATTGGGGGCTGCAACGCGATCAGGCGTTGGCAGAAGTCGCTGCTATCGATGCGCAAATCGTCGCGCAAAGCTACGCGATTGATGCGGCCAGAACCAACTTCGCGCAAACGCTGCGAGCTAATGCTCAGGCGTTGACGATGTACAACTATCTGAAAAAACGCGCGACCAATGCCGAATTGTTCGGCTGGATGCTGGGCCAACTCAAGGCCTTGCACTATCAGGCTTATGACGCGGTGGTCAGTCTGTGTCTCAGCGCACAAACGGCGATGAGTGCCGAAACCGGCGATTACGATTCACATATTCCGTTGCCTCAGGTGTGGCTGGATCAGCGCCACGGTTTGACCGCCGGCGAGCATCTGCGTGCACATCTGCTGCGTATGGAGCATGAATACCTGCAGCGCACCGAGCGGCGGCTGGAGCTGGTAAAAACCATCTCTTTGCGTCGCCTGTTCAACGATGCAACAGACCCTCAGGTCGGCATCGGTAATTGGGAGGCGGCGCTGGCGCAACTGCAGACCACCGGCTCGCTGGAGTTCAGACTGACGCAATTGCTGTTCGATCGGGATTATCCGGGGCATTACTGCCGGCAGATCAGTTCGGTGGAAGTCGATTTGCCGATACTGACGGGACCTTTCGAGGACGTGCACGCGACGTTGCTACAGGTCGGCAGCTTGACCGCGAGCCGGGCTTCGGTGCAGTCAGTGCAGTACTTGCACAATCCCGTTCCTGAGGAGGTGGCCCCGAACGATGTGCTGTTCAACGTGCGCCCCGGTCAGCAGATCGCCCTGTCGGTAGGTATTGCCGACAATGGCATGGCGGCGGTAAAGCCGGATGAAGGTTTGCTCAATCCGTTTGAAAACACCGGTGTGGTGTCCGCCTGGGAGCTGAAATGGCCTTGGCATAAAGAGCTGCAGCAGGAGGCCATGTTGCGCTCGATGAACGATTGCATTCTGCGCATTCGCTATACGTGCAAGAGCGGAGATCAGTCGTTTACCGATTCGGTGAAGGAGTTGGTCAAGGCAACGGGAGAGAGACAGGCTGGCAAGGGCAAGGGAGTGCGCAGTCATGAATGA